A genome region from Desulfurobacterium atlanticum includes the following:
- the dapE gene encoding succinyl-diaminopimelate desuccinylase: protein MEVVEILKKLIEIPSVYGNEKEIADFCEEFMKDKNPSLTVNRTGNTLLAYKKLNEGKPTIALVGHLDTVPGINEFTNKIIDGKLHGLGASDMKGGDAVILKIAGDYALKESPYNLIFLLYEKEEGPYLESGLIPLFEKFKDILKKINLAIILEPTDNTVQVGCLGVIHCGMVFKGKRAHSARPWQGENAIHKGWKLLKLLSEKKPKKYTFFGLDYYEVINATMVEFTGGRNIIPDSFTININYRFAPSKTVEEAQRELENLGKEVGVEKFEWRDLSPSGKVCLDNPILSRFIEKYNLKVEPKQAWTDVARFSQWNIDAVNFGPGQPSQAHQKNEYIELKKLKENYKILSNFLFPTK from the coding sequence ATGGAAGTAGTAGAAATTCTAAAAAAACTTATAGAGATACCATCTGTGTATGGAAACGAAAAGGAGATAGCAGATTTCTGCGAGGAATTTATGAAAGATAAAAACCCATCTCTTACCGTAAACCGCACAGGTAATACTCTCTTAGCATATAAAAAGTTAAATGAAGGAAAGCCAACAATTGCTCTTGTAGGCCATCTTGATACTGTCCCTGGAATAAATGAATTTACGAACAAAATCATTGACGGGAAACTTCACGGACTTGGTGCAAGTGATATGAAGGGGGGAGATGCAGTTATCTTAAAAATAGCTGGAGATTACGCATTAAAAGAATCTCCTTACAACCTGATTTTCCTGCTTTATGAAAAAGAGGAAGGTCCCTACCTTGAAAGTGGGTTGATACCACTTTTTGAGAAATTTAAAGATATATTAAAGAAAATAAACCTTGCTATAATCCTTGAACCAACAGACAACACTGTTCAAGTTGGGTGTTTAGGCGTTATTCACTGCGGAATGGTATTTAAAGGAAAAAGAGCACATTCAGCCCGCCCATGGCAGGGGGAAAACGCAATTCACAAAGGATGGAAATTGTTAAAACTTTTGTCGGAGAAAAAGCCGAAAAAATATACCTTCTTTGGACTTGATTATTATGAAGTTATCAACGCAACAATGGTTGAATTTACAGGAGGAAGAAACATAATTCCAGACTCATTTACTATAAATATAAACTACCGCTTTGCACCTTCAAAAACGGTAGAAGAAGCACAAAGAGAGCTTGAAAATCTTGGAAAAGAAGTTGGAGTTGAAAAGTTTGAGTGGAGAGATCTATCTCCATCGGGGAAGGTCTGCCTTGACAATCCTATACTTTCCCGATTTATAGAAAAATACAATCTTAAAGTTGAACCAAAGCAGGCGTGGACAGATGTGGCAAGATTCTCACAGTGGAACATAGATGCTGTAAACTTTGGACCGGGACAGCCATCACAGGCTCATCAGAAAAACGAATATATAGAGCTAAAAAAACTTAAAGAAAACTATAAAATCCTCTCAAATTTTTTGTTCCCAACTAAGTAA
- a CDS encoding YlbF family regulator, with product MSEVIKRAAELAQAIANSEELKNLRAAEQELLSDSEAMELYNEFQRLQQMAQMSGTPEVMQQLEEAYKKFAENEKAKAFLEANQQFGAMLETVNKMLQEAIEGPKHHGDCGSCGGGCGV from the coding sequence ATGTCTGAAGTAATCAAAAGAGCAGCAGAACTTGCACAGGCTATTGCAAACTCTGAAGAATTGAAAAATCTCAGAGCAGCAGAACAGGAGCTTCTATCAGATTCTGAAGCTATGGAACTTTACAATGAGTTTCAGAGACTTCAGCAGATGGCACAGATGTCAGGAACTCCTGAAGTGATGCAGCAGCTTGAAGAAGCTTATAAGAAATTTGCTGAGAATGAGAAAGCTAAAGCGTTCCTTGAAGCGAATCAGCAGTTTGGAGCTATGCTTGAAACTGTAAATAAAATGCTTCAGGAAGCGATTGAAGGTCCAAAGCATCACGGTGATTGTGGAAGCTGCGGTGGAGGATGTGGCGTTTAA
- a CDS encoding amino acid ABC transporter ATP-binding protein, which produces MSKEKTGEKIIVFDHVTKYFGDFKVLDDICFDVNKSEIIVICGPSGSGKSTLIRCINRLEEINEGKILFHGKDIREIKPIELRKKIGMVFQHFNLFPHMTVLENVMLPLVKVQKKDKREAEKIAIETLERVKLGDQLHKYPSELSGGQKQRVAIARVLAMKPEVMLFDEPTSALDPEMVTEVLDVMKGLAKEDITILCVTHEMGFAREVADRIIFMDRGRIVENTDVETFFGKTNNPRIKEFLSKIM; this is translated from the coding sequence GTGAGTAAAGAGAAAACTGGAGAAAAAATTATCGTTTTTGACCATGTGACAAAATACTTTGGTGACTTTAAAGTTCTTGATGATATCTGTTTTGATGTTAATAAGTCTGAAATTATAGTTATATGCGGTCCCAGCGGAAGTGGAAAATCAACGTTGATAAGGTGTATAAACAGACTTGAGGAGATAAATGAAGGGAAAATTCTGTTTCACGGTAAAGATATAAGGGAGATTAAACCTATAGAATTGAGAAAAAAGATAGGTATGGTATTCCAGCATTTTAATCTTTTTCCTCATATGACTGTTCTTGAAAATGTAATGCTTCCTCTTGTTAAAGTTCAGAAGAAAGATAAGAGAGAGGCAGAGAAAATTGCTATTGAGACTCTTGAAAGAGTAAAACTTGGCGACCAACTTCACAAGTATCCCAGTGAACTTTCAGGAGGACAGAAACAGAGGGTTGCTATAGCAAGAGTTCTTGCAATGAAGCCAGAAGTTATGCTTTTTGATGAACCTACATCTGCCCTTGATCCTGAAATGGTTACTGAAGTTCTTGATGTTATGAAAGGTCTTGCAAAGGAAGATATTACGATTCTATGTGTTACTCATGAGATGGGATTTGCCAGAGAAGTGGCTGACAGGATTATTTTTATGGACAGGGGCAGAATTGTTGAAAATACAGATGTTGAAACGTTTTTCGGTAAAACAAACAACCCTCGTATTAAAGAATTTTTATCAAAAATTATGTAA
- a CDS encoding amino acid ABC transporter permease yields the protein MADVYLHKKSDREKVIHFVSLTLAVVLFFFYLKHLNFEPLLTKDNIRFLLFGMPGEIGGLALTIIMTVIVVPVSLFLGALIAVMRNSKIFKIPAILYVEVIRATPLIMVIFWVYFAIPIFVRGITGKDISVQPVIAALIAFSIFTSAYVAEIIRSGLNSISKGIKEAAVSLGFNKFQIYAYIIMPLVIKRMLPALLSQYIALFKDTSLAYIIGVIEFFRAATILNNRLFLSMEIFTLVAIVYFVIAFSVSKFARHLEYKWRKQLSE from the coding sequence ATGGCAGACGTGTATTTGCATAAAAAAAGCGATAGAGAGAAGGTTATTCATTTTGTTTCATTAACTTTAGCAGTAGTTCTTTTCTTTTTCTACTTGAAACATCTTAATTTTGAGCCACTTTTAACAAAAGATAATATAAGGTTTTTACTTTTTGGGATGCCTGGAGAAATAGGAGGGCTTGCCCTTACAATAATAATGACAGTTATAGTTGTTCCTGTAAGTTTATTTCTTGGTGCGCTTATTGCTGTGATGAGAAATTCAAAAATTTTTAAAATACCTGCCATTTTATATGTTGAAGTTATAAGAGCAACGCCTCTTATAATGGTTATTTTCTGGGTCTATTTTGCCATTCCGATTTTTGTAAGGGGAATTACAGGAAAAGATATTTCTGTTCAACCTGTTATTGCTGCTCTGATAGCTTTTTCAATATTTACTTCAGCATATGTCGCTGAAATTATAAGAAGTGGATTAAACTCTATTTCAAAAGGTATAAAAGAGGCGGCAGTAAGTCTTGGTTTTAATAAATTTCAGATTTATGCTTATATTATCATGCCCCTTGTTATTAAAAGAATGCTTCCTGCTCTTCTGTCTCAGTATATAGCACTCTTTAAAGATACTTCTCTTGCTTATATAATAGGTGTTATAGAGTTTTTCCGTGCTGCTACGATTTTAAACAACAGGCTGTTTTTAAGTATGGAAATTTTTACACTTGTTGCTATAGTATATTTTGTAATAGCTTTTTCTGTTAGTAAGTTTGCAAGGCATCTTGAATACAAATGGAGGAAACAGTTAAGTGAGTAA
- a CDS encoding amino acid ABC transporter permease, with protein sequence MIVDLLVEYKQLIIQGFLTTIKLSLIGIALSTVWGFVIGFFRNSRNDFLRVFGYYYVELFRNIPLIVQIFFIYFSFNIVDVFPVLKDLAKVLNVDDPNAFFSALIALVLYTSAYISEVVRSGLNAIPYSQIEAAMSLGLTRLQIIRYVIIPELFLVIIPALTNQYLNLIKNSSLAMTIGVAELTFVTQQIDAETFRGFEAATIVTILYIVLTLTTSFIMNLVNRWVSKNGRRVFA encoded by the coding sequence ATGATAGTTGATCTTCTGGTTGAATACAAACAGCTTATAATTCAGGGTTTTTTAACTACTATAAAGCTATCCCTTATCGGGATAGCTTTATCTACTGTATGGGGATTTGTAATAGGTTTTTTTAGAAATTCAAGAAATGATTTTCTCAGAGTTTTTGGATACTATTATGTAGAGCTTTTCAGGAATATTCCCCTTATAGTGCAAATATTTTTTATCTATTTTTCCTTTAATATTGTGGATGTTTTTCCTGTTTTAAAGGACTTAGCTAAAGTTCTTAATGTAGATGATCCAAACGCATTTTTTTCGGCTCTTATAGCCCTTGTTCTTTACACATCTGCTTATATTTCTGAAGTTGTAAGGTCAGGACTTAATGCCATACCTTATTCTCAGATAGAAGCTGCTATGAGTCTTGGTCTTACAAGACTTCAGATAATCCGTTATGTAATAATTCCGGAACTGTTTCTTGTTATAATTCCTGCTCTTACAAATCAGTATCTTAATCTTATAAAAAACTCTTCTCTTGCAATGACAATAGGTGTTGCAGAGTTAACATTTGTAACACAGCAGATAGATGCTGAAACTTTTAGAGGTTTTGAGGCAGCTACAATAGTTACAATTCTTTATATTGTGCTAACATTAACAACTTCTTTTATCATGAATTTAGTAAACAGGTGGGTGTCAAAGAATGGCAGACGTGTATTTGCATAA
- a CDS encoding transporter substrate-binding domain-containing protein, whose protein sequence is MKRLKGFWAMLMVLLVTIIGFSSAKAGTLDKIKQRGYMIVGVKYDFKPFGFVNEKGEVVGFDIDLVKYIAKKLGTKVKLVQVTSKTRIPMLESGSVDLVAASMTHKRKRDLPIDFTISYYFDGQAILARSDCKAKSYKDFAGKRVAAIQGATSGPNFKKVQPKAKIVYFQEYPQALMALMKGKVDAITTDYTWCATQAKDSHGKLKVIGEPFTYEPYGMGVRENDSDFRDAVNFAIQDAVLDGTYAKIYKKWFGKEPTRLPEVWPK, encoded by the coding sequence ATGAAGAGGTTGAAAGGTTTTTGGGCTATGTTGATGGTGCTTCTTGTGACGATTATAGGATTTTCTTCAGCAAAAGCTGGAACCCTTGATAAGATTAAGCAAAGGGGTTACATGATTGTAGGTGTAAAGTATGACTTTAAGCCGTTTGGTTTTGTAAATGAAAAGGGAGAAGTTGTAGGATTTGACATTGACCTTGTTAAGTATATAGCCAAGAAGTTGGGGACAAAAGTGAAACTTGTTCAGGTTACATCAAAGACAAGAATACCGATGCTTGAAAGTGGAAGCGTTGATCTTGTTGCTGCTTCTATGACTCACAAAAGAAAAAGGGATCTTCCTATTGACTTTACAATAAGTTACTACTTTGATGGTCAGGCTATTTTAGCAAGAAGTGACTGTAAAGCTAAAAGCTATAAAGACTTTGCTGGCAAAAGGGTTGCTGCTATTCAGGGTGCAACAAGCGGTCCAAACTTTAAAAAAGTTCAGCCAAAAGCAAAAATTGTTTATTTCCAGGAATACCCACAGGCCCTTATGGCTCTTATGAAAGGGAAAGTTGATGCTATTACTACAGACTATACCTGGTGTGCTACTCAGGCAAAAGATTCTCATGGAAAGTTAAAAGTTATAGGTGAACCGTTTACCTATGAACCTTACGGTATGGGTGTTAGGGAAAACGACAGTGATTTTAGAGATGCTGTTAACTTTGCAATTCAGGATGCTGTGCTTGATGGAACTTATGCAAAAATCTACAAGAAGTGGTTTGGAAAAGAACCAACAAGATTGCCTGAAGTATGGCCTAAGTAA
- a CDS encoding HlyD family secretion protein — protein sequence MNGKKWFSIAGIIAIIAATAWLIHYFYLRHLYVISEDAFQKADIISISTQDTSGKITKLYVKEFSKVKKGEPLFQIDSSLYQKQVEALDKKIEALNYKKLSLENKLSKMEKQLPEQIKMVIDKLKGEKQKLSMLKNKENLYISEYQTSVSKAKSAVDAAEKGVEAAKTDLNRWKNQYERFKKLYEKEIISKQQYEQIESAFKAAQFKYQKALAELTVAKENLKSALSLKNRIEIVKKERKALESKIAATEKEVKIARANLKSIKELKNSINALEKEIEANKAQLEKAKILLSHTAVKSPVDGVVAKKWREKGEFITPGLPVYSLYNPESFYVLAWIEEDKVKEFKTGSRVKAELEVCGETFDGKVSSIGTAAGSTFALIPRDTSQGEFTKVTQRIPVKIKLKDVPINCIKPGTSVTVYIHKD from the coding sequence ATGAACGGGAAGAAATGGTTTTCTATAGCAGGCATAATAGCAATTATAGCTGCAACAGCGTGGCTTATACACTACTTTTACTTAAGACACCTTTATGTTATTTCAGAAGATGCATTTCAGAAAGCTGATATTATTTCCATCTCAACTCAGGATACTTCAGGAAAAATAACAAAACTATACGTAAAGGAATTTTCAAAAGTAAAGAAAGGAGAACCTCTTTTTCAAATAGATAGTTCCCTCTATCAAAAACAGGTTGAAGCACTTGATAAGAAGATTGAAGCACTTAACTATAAAAAGTTATCTCTTGAAAATAAACTTTCAAAAATGGAAAAACAACTTCCAGAACAGATAAAGATGGTAATAGATAAGCTTAAGGGTGAAAAGCAGAAATTGTCAATGTTGAAAAATAAAGAAAATTTATACATTTCTGAGTATCAAACTTCTGTTTCAAAAGCCAAAAGCGCTGTAGATGCAGCAGAAAAAGGAGTGGAAGCTGCAAAAACAGATCTTAACAGATGGAAAAACCAGTATGAAAGATTCAAAAAGCTTTATGAAAAAGAAATAATTTCAAAACAGCAGTATGAACAGATAGAATCAGCTTTTAAAGCAGCTCAGTTTAAATATCAAAAAGCACTGGCAGAACTAACAGTGGCAAAGGAAAATTTAAAAAGTGCTTTATCTCTTAAAAACCGGATTGAAATTGTGAAGAAAGAAAGGAAAGCACTTGAATCAAAAATAGCTGCTACAGAAAAAGAAGTAAAAATAGCCAGAGCAAATCTTAAATCCATAAAAGAACTTAAAAACTCCATAAATGCTCTTGAAAAAGAGATAGAAGCAAATAAAGCACAACTTGAAAAAGCAAAAATCCTTTTATCTCATACAGCGGTAAAATCACCTGTTGATGGAGTAGTTGCAAAGAAGTGGAGGGAAAAAGGAGAGTTCATAACTCCAGGGCTTCCTGTTTACTCACTTTATAACCCTGAAAGCTTTTATGTTCTTGCATGGATAGAAGAGGATAAAGTCAAAGAATTTAAAACAGGCAGCAGAGTTAAAGCGGAACTTGAAGTATGCGGAGAAACTTTTGATGGGAAAGTATCTTCTATCGGAACTGCTGCTGGCTCAACCTTTGCACTTATTCCAAGGGATACCTCTCAGGGAGAGTTTACAAAAGTAACTCAGAGAATTCCTGTAAAAATAAAACTTAAAGATGTCCCCATAAACTGTATAAAACCAGGCACAAGCGTAACAGTATATATTCATAAGGATTAA
- a CDS encoding DHA2 family efflux MFS transporter permease subunit: MDRKTFLIGVLIVTGMFMTLLDTTIVDIVIPHMMSAFDAKTEDIQWVIIAYMIASAIAMPTVGWVGGKFGHRNTYLFGIGLFTLMSALCGIAPNFQTMLIGRVFQGLGEGLAVPMALALLYEIFPEDKKGLAMGMYAIGAAFGPSLGPTIGGYLTEHMDWRWVFYVNILPGILVIYFLTLHLENIKEENHNQNFDIAGFLLLTISLTSLLVALSKGNSWGWHSVRIVLLFYTAIVTAILFIYTELKVKHPLVNLKLFKYDFFTYSSISRVLFGMGLYASYFMLPLYLERLRGFSTIDAGEILFFPAFLTGVVSLITGILIDKKIIGLRTAIIGGIVVFIYGTHLQEKLDLVMGKTQIILHLLPWGIGMGIFFPALAQVALADFKGELLRQSSALQNVLRLVGGSVGTSLATYILTTKKDTHFINMVERVSSASPQITEYMAKAKGYLYFFRSTNLTMATEKAKAILGLLFTKYAYWLSFKDVFFFALVCGILSLIPAIFIKPKEEANESKG; encoded by the coding sequence ATGGACAGAAAAACGTTTTTAATAGGTGTACTTATCGTTACAGGAATGTTTATGACGCTACTTGACACAACAATTGTTGATATTGTTATTCCCCACATGATGAGCGCTTTTGATGCTAAAACAGAAGATATACAGTGGGTTATTATTGCATACATGATAGCATCTGCAATAGCAATGCCAACTGTTGGATGGGTAGGTGGAAAGTTCGGACACAGAAACACCTACCTTTTCGGTATAGGTCTATTTACCCTGATGAGTGCTTTATGTGGAATAGCTCCAAACTTTCAAACAATGCTTATAGGAAGAGTTTTTCAGGGATTAGGAGAAGGACTTGCAGTTCCAATGGCTTTAGCCCTTCTTTATGAAATATTTCCTGAAGATAAAAAAGGACTGGCAATGGGAATGTATGCAATTGGCGCTGCTTTCGGACCATCCCTTGGCCCAACAATAGGTGGATATTTAACAGAACATATGGACTGGCGATGGGTTTTTTACGTAAACATCCTTCCGGGAATTCTGGTAATCTATTTCCTGACTCTCCATCTTGAGAACATAAAAGAAGAAAACCACAATCAAAACTTTGATATTGCAGGTTTTCTGCTTCTTACCATCTCCTTAACTTCTTTACTTGTAGCACTTTCAAAAGGAAACAGCTGGGGATGGCACAGTGTCAGGATTGTTTTACTATTTTACACAGCAATAGTAACCGCCATACTTTTTATATACACAGAGTTAAAAGTAAAACATCCACTTGTAAACCTAAAATTATTTAAATACGATTTTTTTACATATAGCTCTATTTCCCGTGTGCTTTTTGGAATGGGACTTTACGCTTCCTATTTCATGCTACCACTTTACCTTGAACGATTAAGGGGATTCTCAACAATAGACGCTGGAGAAATTCTGTTCTTTCCGGCATTTTTGACCGGTGTCGTCAGTCTTATCACAGGCATTTTAATAGATAAAAAGATTATAGGCCTACGAACCGCAATAATAGGTGGTATTGTTGTTTTCATTTACGGAACCCACCTTCAGGAAAAACTTGACCTTGTCATGGGAAAAACCCAGATAATCCTCCACCTTCTACCATGGGGAATCGGAATGGGCATCTTTTTCCCTGCACTTGCACAGGTGGCACTTGCAGACTTTAAAGGAGAACTTTTAAGACAATCTTCAGCCCTTCAAAATGTATTAAGACTCGTAGGAGGAAGTGTAGGCACTTCCCTTGCAACATACATATTAACAACAAAAAAAGATACCCATTTTATTAACATGGTAGAAAGAGTATCTTCAGCATCTCCCCAGATAACAGAATATATGGCAAAAGCAAAAGGTTATTTGTACTTTTTCAGATCAACAAACCTGACAATGGCCACTGAAAAAGCAAAGGCTATACTTGGACTTTTATTTACAAAATATGCTTACTGGCTATCATTTAAAGACGTTTTCTTTTTCGCCCTTGTATGTGGTATCCTCTCCCTAATCCCCGCCATATTTATAAAGCCAAAGGAGGAAGCAAATGAAAGCAAAGGTTAA
- a CDS encoding TolC family protein, translating into MKAKVKLIITAFSLIPSIATAEGLPLKELLNVALKNNPQIQITEKDYKIARYEQKEAIGKFLPKIELQYSRIFQSDVPEINLSLPAPGLPPQQFPLIEKNYYSFKATLTQPLFTGGYLYYNYKIKSKEEKAVKFQMKAKVNEIKKIIKKDYYSLSEAKTAVDIAKSYVKAARKHLQDAEAFYKEGIVPRRDLLEAKVKYHEALEFLSKARSGYEVALEKLKTDIGVKTVKIDVKKLTYKPLKLDTEKLIETAYQNNPLIKFLKLKKEEANYGVRIAYSQFLPKVAAVIGYERTDQYPGIDKFDETFGALTINVPIFEGTQRYWRTLKAKETKQKVDLSLKEAKDKIKLGIVAAVSKIKSAESRIKTAEAMVEEAKELLKDSEERYKAQVGTSTEVCDAMAYFTKAKGMLNSAIADYNKALAELEYYTGTEIIQKQ; encoded by the coding sequence ATGAAAGCAAAGGTTAAACTTATAATAACAGCATTTAGCCTGATTCCTTCCATAGCAACAGCTGAAGGTTTGCCTTTAAAAGAACTTCTAAACGTTGCATTAAAGAATAACCCTCAAATTCAAATAACAGAAAAAGACTACAAAATAGCCAGATACGAACAGAAAGAAGCTATCGGAAAGTTTCTTCCAAAAATTGAGCTTCAGTATTCCAGAATATTCCAGTCCGATGTTCCTGAAATAAACCTATCTCTTCCCGCTCCAGGACTACCACCACAACAGTTTCCACTGATAGAGAAGAACTATTACTCTTTTAAAGCTACATTAACACAACCCCTTTTTACAGGTGGATATCTTTATTACAACTACAAAATAAAATCAAAAGAAGAAAAAGCTGTGAAATTTCAAATGAAAGCAAAAGTAAATGAAATAAAGAAAATCATAAAAAAAGACTACTATTCTCTATCTGAAGCAAAAACAGCAGTTGATATAGCAAAAAGTTACGTAAAAGCAGCAAGAAAGCATCTCCAAGATGCAGAAGCTTTCTATAAGGAAGGTATCGTCCCAAGAAGAGATCTTTTAGAAGCAAAAGTTAAATACCACGAAGCACTGGAATTTCTTTCAAAAGCCAGAAGTGGTTACGAAGTTGCTCTTGAAAAGTTAAAAACAGATATCGGTGTTAAAACAGTTAAGATTGATGTTAAAAAACTTACTTACAAACCGTTAAAACTTGATACAGAAAAACTGATAGAAACAGCCTACCAGAACAATCCTCTTATAAAATTTTTAAAACTGAAAAAGGAAGAAGCAAATTACGGAGTAAGAATCGCTTACTCACAGTTTCTTCCAAAAGTAGCAGCTGTTATTGGTTATGAAAGAACCGACCAGTACCCAGGAATTGACAAATTTGATGAAACTTTTGGTGCATTAACAATTAACGTTCCAATTTTCGAAGGAACTCAAAGATACTGGAGAACATTAAAAGCAAAAGAAACAAAACAAAAAGTAGATCTTTCTCTTAAAGAGGCAAAAGATAAGATTAAACTTGGAATCGTAGCTGCAGTATCAAAAATAAAAAGTGCCGAAAGCCGTATAAAAACAGCAGAAGCGATGGTGGAAGAAGCAAAAGAGCTTTTAAAAGATTCAGAAGAAAGATATAAAGCTCAGGTTGGAACATCAACAGAAGTATGTGATGCTATGGCTTACTTTACAAAAGCGAAAGGAATGCTTAACTCTGCAATTGCTGATTACAATAAAGCTTTAGCAGAGCTTGAATATTACACTGGAACTGAAATTATCCAAAAACAATGA
- a CDS encoding ABC transporter ATP-binding protein → MSEKDTVLEIIDLHAGYDDVQVLWGVNLKVKRHTLTTIIGANGAGKTTTLKAICGLLKNVTGKVVLNGEDISRIPTHERVDKGLVMVPEGRWLFPEMTVLENLRMGAYPKHARDKREETLEWVYTLFPRLKERANQKAGTLSGGEQQMVAIGRGLMSRPEVLILDEPSLGLAPNLVLDIFKIIQELKEEGLTVLLVEQNVHLGLAISDYAYVMEHGKIVMEGTGQELENDPKVKEAYLGI, encoded by the coding sequence ATGTCTGAGAAAGATACTGTCCTTGAGATTATAGACCTTCACGCAGGCTATGATGATGTTCAGGTGCTCTGGGGTGTTAATTTAAAAGTTAAAAGGCATACCCTTACCACGATAATCGGTGCTAATGGTGCTGGAAAAACAACGACTCTTAAGGCTATATGTGGATTGCTTAAGAATGTAACCGGAAAGGTTGTTTTAAATGGAGAAGATATAAGCAGGATTCCAACTCATGAGAGGGTTGATAAAGGTCTTGTAATGGTTCCTGAGGGAAGGTGGTTGTTTCCTGAAATGACAGTGCTTGAAAATCTTAGAATGGGAGCTTATCCAAAGCATGCAAGGGATAAGAGGGAAGAGACGCTTGAATGGGTTTATACCCTTTTCCCAAGATTGAAAGAGAGAGCAAATCAGAAGGCGGGGACTCTTTCAGGTGGTGAGCAACAGATGGTTGCAATAGGAAGGGGATTAATGTCAAGACCGGAAGTTTTGATTCTTGATGAGCCAAGTCTTGGTCTTGCTCCAAATCTTGTTCTTGACATCTTCAAAATTATTCAGGAGCTTAAAGAGGAAGGTCTAACTGTTCTTCTTGTTGAGCAGAATGTTCATCTTGGACTTGCTATTTCAGATTATGCGTATGTTATGGAACATGGAAAGATAGTGATGGAAGGAACAGGACAGGAGCTTGAAAACGACCCTAAAGTGAAAGAGGCCTATCTTGGAATTTAG
- a CDS encoding ABC transporter ATP-binding protein, whose protein sequence is MGEIILKVENLTKRFKGLVALDHVSFSVERGMILGIIGPNGAGKTTLFKCITSVYKPTEGKVYFKGEDVTDLPTYKKARLGIARTHQIVRPLKDLTVLKNVMVGACFGKKSASLKESEQIAEEILKFVKLYDKKDVEAGKLNVPQKKRLELARALAGEPELLLLDEVLAGLTPGEVKEMLEIIKEIRRQGITILMIEHLMHAIMNISDRIVVLDYGKKIAEGSPEEVANDPKVIEAYLGDPEAALKLLKEKRDV, encoded by the coding sequence ATGGGAGAGATAATTTTAAAGGTTGAGAATCTTACAAAGCGATTTAAAGGTCTTGTTGCCCTTGACCATGTTTCATTTTCTGTTGAAAGGGGAATGATTCTTGGAATTATAGGGCCTAACGGAGCTGGTAAAACCACTTTGTTTAAGTGTATAACATCAGTTTATAAACCTACAGAAGGGAAAGTTTATTTTAAAGGGGAAGATGTTACAGACCTGCCGACTTATAAAAAAGCAAGACTTGGTATTGCCAGAACTCACCAGATAGTTAGGCCTTTAAAAGATTTGACGGTTCTAAAGAATGTTATGGTTGGTGCGTGCTTTGGTAAAAAGAGTGCATCTTTGAAAGAATCAGAACAGATTGCTGAGGAGATTTTAAAGTTTGTGAAACTTTACGATAAAAAGGATGTGGAAGCTGGGAAGTTGAATGTTCCTCAGAAAAAACGTCTTGAACTGGCGAGAGCACTTGCTGGAGAACCGGAGTTGCTTCTTCTTGATGAGGTTCTTGCTGGCCTTACCCCGGGTGAGGTTAAAGAGATGCTTGAGATAATAAAAGAGATAAGAAGACAGGGGATAACTATTCTTATGATAGAACATTTGATGCATGCGATAATGAACATTTCGGACAGAATAGTTGTTCTTGATTATGGTAAAAAGATAGCTGAAGGTTCTCCTGAAGAGGTAGCAAATGATCCTAAAGTTATAGAAGCTTATCTTGGAGATCCTGAAGCCGCACTTAAACTCCTGAAGGAGAAAAGAGATGTCTGA